Proteins encoded in a region of the Melioribacteraceae bacterium genome:
- a CDS encoding lysylphosphatidylglycerol synthase transmembrane domain-containing protein produces the protein MQNFTNHWWKYYRLIEKLKKNLAISFLITAIVFFAIILYSDFNAVIDSFIKFNWLLLPVLLLLSAGNYFVRFIKWEYYLRLLGIKIPLNLSLKIFFSGLSMSASPGKAGEILKSFLLKEIFNEPISKTASVIFAERLTDFLSLTFLAIIGIYFFNYSAVWIYFVLIIFMTLIIVISSSRIAGSLIGFAKKYPFLKSHTSKIINLYQSAYILLQPKPLIGMILVSIFSWSFECFAFYLILINFDVSITVLYATFVYSFSTIAGAISMFPGGIGVTEGSLSLILVNSGILKETAVASTFIIRASTLWFAVILGLIVLFIYQRKYKKS, from the coding sequence TTGCAAAACTTTACAAATCACTGGTGGAAATATTACAGATTGATTGAAAAACTCAAAAAAAATCTGGCAATCTCATTCCTTATTACCGCAATTGTATTCTTTGCCATAATACTCTACTCCGATTTTAATGCAGTAATCGATTCATTTATTAAATTCAACTGGCTCTTGTTGCCGGTTTTGCTGCTGTTATCTGCCGGGAATTATTTCGTCAGATTTATCAAATGGGAGTATTATTTACGTTTGCTGGGAATTAAAATCCCGCTCAATCTGTCATTAAAAATTTTTTTCTCCGGATTGTCAATGAGTGCTTCTCCTGGAAAAGCGGGCGAGATTCTTAAATCATTTTTATTAAAAGAAATTTTTAACGAACCAATCTCAAAAACAGCTTCGGTAATTTTTGCTGAACGTTTGACAGATTTTCTATCGCTTACCTTCCTAGCCATAATTGGGATCTACTTTTTCAACTATTCAGCCGTTTGGATCTATTTCGTATTGATCATTTTTATGACTTTAATAATAGTTATAAGCAGTAGTCGGATTGCTGGTTCTCTTATCGGCTTCGCAAAAAAGTATCCGTTTTTAAAATCACACACTTCAAAAATTATTAACCTGTACCAAAGTGCATATATATTGTTACAACCAAAACCTCTTATTGGAATGATCCTGGTAAGCATTTTCTCCTGGTCGTTTGAATGTTTTGCATTTTACCTTATTCTAATTAATTTTGATGTCAGTATTACAGTATTGTATGCTACGTTTGTTTACTCATTCTCAACAATTGCCGGTGCTATTTCAATGTTTCCCGGTGGAATCGGTGTAACTGAAGGATCTCTCAGTTTAATCCTGGTTAATAGCGGCATATTAAAAGAAACTGCTGTTGCGTCAACATTTATAATAAGAGCTTCGACTTTATGGTTCGCTGTTATATTAGGCCTAATTGTTTTATTCATTTACCAAAGAAAGTACAAAAAATCATAA
- a CDS encoding Maf family protein, with the protein MFKSDSTIYLASKSPRRRKLLKQLGIKFKSFTVDLNEEILDGEHPVQTVKRLALHKSELALNNVRSGIVITADTIVVLNKKIIGKPVDRTDAFRILSNLSGRTHTVYTGFVIADKITGKRIIGYEKTSVTFKKLSSKEIRDYIKTGSPMDKAGAYGIQDDFGAVFVKRIDGCYYNVVGLPLAKLYKSLVEILQID; encoded by the coding sequence ATGTTCAAATCTGATTCAACAATTTATCTTGCTTCTAAATCCCCACGCCGTAGAAAACTTCTGAAACAACTCGGTATTAAATTTAAATCCTTCACTGTCGATTTGAATGAAGAAATTCTTGACGGTGAACATCCGGTTCAAACTGTCAAACGTCTTGCCCTTCATAAATCAGAACTGGCTCTTAATAATGTAAGATCCGGAATTGTTATTACAGCCGATACAATTGTTGTACTCAATAAAAAGATTATCGGGAAGCCGGTTGACAGAACAGATGCTTTCCGTATACTGTCGAACCTGAGCGGCAGAACTCATACAGTCTATACGGGATTCGTTATTGCAGATAAAATCACAGGTAAACGAATAATCGGTTATGAAAAAACTTCGGTTACTTTCAAAAAATTGAGTTCAAAAGAAATCAGAGATTATATTAAAACGGGAAGCCCGATGGATAAAGCCGGGGCATACGGAATACAGGACGACTTCGGCGCAGTATTCGTTAAAAGAATTGACGGTTGCTACTATAACGTTGTCGGTTTGCCCCTTGCAAAACTTTACAAATCACTGGTGGAAATATTACAGATTGATTGA